From one Heliomicrobium gestii genomic stretch:
- the msrB gene encoding peptide-methionine (R)-S-oxide reductase MsrB — protein sequence MEKSTPEEKQERATFAGGCFWCMVTPFEEMDGIIRVVSGYTGGKTENPTYEEVCADRTGHYEAVQITFNPDVLPYKKLLDIYWQQIDPTDPGGQFHDRGSSYRTAIFFHNEAQRETAEASKRALEREGVFAKPIVTPILPAGPFYLAEEYHQDYHKKNPIRYGLYRLGSGRDAFIAHHWKKSVRGKVQPEKGQPSKDQLAKDQPAKSQPVKGTMEKDHSDLRQRLTPIQYEVTQNNATEPPFRNEFWDNKREGIYVDIVSGEPLFSSLEKFDSGCGWPSFTQPLHEENIAERNDSSHGMIRTEVRSRNGDSHLGHVFDDGPAPGGLRYCINSAALRFIPKEDLEKEGYGDYRRLFERGR from the coding sequence ATGGAAAAATCAACGCCAGAGGAGAAACAGGAACGGGCCACCTTCGCCGGCGGCTGTTTCTGGTGCATGGTGACGCCCTTTGAAGAGATGGACGGGATCATCCGTGTCGTCTCGGGCTACACCGGCGGGAAGACGGAGAATCCCACCTATGAGGAGGTCTGCGCCGACCGGACCGGCCATTACGAAGCGGTGCAGATCACCTTCAACCCCGATGTCCTGCCCTACAAAAAGCTGCTGGACATCTACTGGCAACAGATCGATCCCACTGATCCAGGGGGACAGTTTCATGACCGCGGCTCCTCTTACCGGACAGCGATCTTTTTTCACAACGAAGCGCAGCGGGAAACAGCGGAGGCCTCCAAGCGGGCGCTCGAAAGGGAGGGTGTCTTCGCCAAGCCCATCGTGACGCCCATCCTCCCTGCCGGCCCCTTCTATCTGGCTGAAGAGTATCACCAGGACTATCATAAAAAGAATCCCATCCGCTACGGCCTCTACCGGCTCGGTTCGGGGCGGGACGCCTTCATCGCCCATCATTGGAAGAAGAGTGTTCGGGGAAAGGTTCAACCTGAGAAAGGCCAACCATCGAAAGACCAACTGGCGAAAGATCAACCGGCGAAAAGCCAACCGGTGAAAGGCACGATGGAGAAGGACCACTCAGACCTGCGCCAACGGCTCACTCCCATCCAGTACGAGGTGACCCAGAACAACGCCACCGAGCCCCCCTTCCGCAATGAGTTCTGGGACAACAAGCGCGAAGGCATTTATGTCGACATCGTCTCCGGCGAGCCCCTCTTCAGTTCCTTGGAGAAGTTTGACTCCGGCTGCGGCTGGCCCAGCTTCACCCAGCCCCTTCATGAAGAAAACATTGCGGAGCGGAACGACAGCAGCCACGGCATGATCCGCACGGAGGTGCGCAGCCGCAACGGCGATTCCCACCTCGGCCATGTCTTCGATGACGGCCCGGCGCCAGGCGGGCTTCGCTACTGCATCAACTCGGCGGCGCTGCGCTTTATTCCCAAAGAGGATCTGGAAAAAGAGGGCTACGGCGACTACCGTCGGCTGTTTGAACGGGGAAGATGA
- a CDS encoding MalY/PatB family protein: protein MTMRPCAFDERINRQSTNSLKWDTLRDVFGREDLLPLWVADMDFPSPPEVIEALKEKAAHRVYGYHVRSESFFQSVVEWFGRRHNWPIEREWVALTPGVVPSICLAIQAFTSPGDGVVIQSPVYPPFFRCVKENGRRIVENPLRQVNSRYEMDFDDLAAKLDEGVKMLVLCSPHNPVGRVWTEAELRRLNDLCCERDILILSDEIHCDLVFQGHRHTPFAALGAEAAARTVTCVAPSKTFNIAGLNTSFVIISDEGLRRRFRQVMLSLSLGEGNLFGVAASEAAYRHGDAWLDALLPYLEGNADYLTRYVSERMGELDIVKPEGTYLGWLDCRRLGLRPAELKRFFVEEAKVGMNDGLTFGQPGAGFARINFGCPRELLVEGLQRIEAALRRR from the coding sequence ATGACGATGAGACCCTGCGCCTTTGACGAACGAATCAACCGGCAGTCCACCAACAGCCTGAAATGGGACACCCTCCGGGATGTCTTCGGGCGGGAAGACCTGTTGCCCCTCTGGGTGGCGGATATGGATTTCCCGTCGCCTCCGGAAGTGATCGAGGCCCTGAAAGAGAAGGCGGCCCACCGCGTCTATGGCTACCACGTCCGCAGCGAATCCTTTTTTCAGTCTGTCGTCGAGTGGTTTGGACGCCGCCACAACTGGCCCATCGAACGGGAGTGGGTCGCCCTGACACCGGGTGTCGTGCCCTCGATCTGCCTGGCCATTCAAGCGTTCACCTCGCCTGGCGACGGCGTGGTCATCCAATCGCCCGTCTACCCGCCCTTTTTCCGCTGTGTCAAGGAAAACGGCCGCCGGATCGTGGAGAATCCGCTCCGCCAGGTGAACAGCCGGTACGAGATGGATTTTGACGACTTAGCCGCCAAACTGGATGAGGGCGTCAAGATGCTGGTGCTCTGCAGCCCCCATAACCCGGTCGGTCGCGTCTGGACGGAAGCGGAGCTGCGCCGGCTGAACGATCTCTGCTGCGAGCGGGATATCCTCATCCTCTCCGATGAGATCCATTGCGATCTCGTCTTTCAAGGACACCGCCACACCCCCTTCGCCGCTTTGGGCGCGGAAGCGGCGGCCCGCACGGTGACCTGTGTGGCGCCGAGCAAGACCTTCAACATCGCCGGCCTGAACACATCCTTTGTGATCATCTCCGACGAAGGGCTGCGGCGGCGGTTCCGGCAGGTCATGCTCTCGCTCAGCCTGGGCGAGGGGAATCTCTTTGGCGTGGCGGCTTCGGAAGCGGCCTACCGGCATGGCGACGCCTGGTTGGATGCGCTGCTGCCCTACCTGGAGGGCAATGCCGACTATCTGACGCGCTATGTGAGTGAACGGATGGGCGAACTGGACATCGTCAAGCCCGAGGGAACCTACCTGGGGTGGCTCGACTGCCGCCGTTTGGGCCTGCGGCCGGCGGAACTGAAGCGCTTTTTCGTGGAGGAGGCGAAGGTCGGCATGAATGACGGCCTCACCTTCGGCCAACCGGGCGCGGGATTTGCCCGCATCAACTTCGGCTGTCCCCGGGAACTGTTGGTCGAGGGGCTGCAGCGGATCGAGGCCGCCTTGCGCCGCCGGTGA
- the pdxK gene encoding pyridoxine/pyridoxal/pyridoxamine kinase: MTIPKALTIAGSDSSGGAGLQADLKTFQELGVYGMTAITTIVSMDPKDWSHKVFPIAIETLQAQLDTILSIGVDAMKTGMLGTPEIVEVAARAIDEHNLKNVVVDPVMVCKGTDEVMQPDNLVSLRDVLVPRATVVTPNLFEAAQLSGHGPIKTLDDMKEAAEAIHKLGVAYVLIKGGAKLAGERAIDLLYDGNTFEVLESERFDTTYTHGAGCTTSAAIAAGLAKGDSVRDAIWTAKKFITEAIRLGFPLNGYVGPTHHGAYRQSGCCC, from the coding sequence ATGACGATTCCCAAGGCGTTAACCATCGCCGGTTCTGATAGCAGCGGCGGCGCCGGCCTTCAGGCCGATCTGAAAACCTTTCAAGAACTGGGCGTCTACGGCATGACGGCCATCACCACCATCGTCTCCATGGACCCGAAGGACTGGTCCCACAAGGTCTTCCCCATCGCCATCGAGACCTTGCAAGCCCAGTTGGACACGATCCTCTCCATCGGCGTCGATGCCATGAAGACAGGGATGCTCGGCACCCCGGAGATCGTCGAAGTGGCCGCCCGCGCCATCGACGAGCACAACCTGAAGAATGTCGTCGTCGACCCCGTCATGGTCTGCAAGGGCACCGATGAGGTGATGCAGCCGGACAACCTGGTCAGCCTGCGCGATGTGCTCGTGCCCCGGGCCACCGTCGTCACGCCGAACCTCTTTGAGGCGGCCCAGTTGAGCGGCCATGGGCCGATCAAGACCCTCGATGACATGAAAGAAGCCGCCGAAGCGATTCACAAGCTCGGCGTCGCCTATGTCCTGATCAAGGGAGGAGCCAAACTGGCCGGCGAAAGGGCCATCGACCTGCTCTACGACGGAAACACCTTTGAAGTCCTTGAGTCGGAGCGGTTCGACACCACCTACACCCATGGCGCCGGTTGCACCACCTCGGCGGCCATCGCCGCCGGCCTGGCCAAAGGCGATTCCGTCCGCGACGCCATCTGGACGGCCAAGAAGTTCATCACCGAGGCGATCCGTCTCGGCTTCCCCCTGAATGGCTATGTCGGCCCGACCCACCATGGCGCCTACCGGCAAAGCGGCTGCTGCTGCTAA
- a CDS encoding glutamine--tRNA ligase/YqeY domain fusion protein: MEGKSLPPNFIKNIILEDIESGRVDEVVTRFPPEPNGYLHIGHAKSICLNFEVADEFKGRTHLRFDDTNPVKEDTEYVESIKEDVRWLGFEWEKLFFASDYFDEMYNRAVLLIKKGKAYVDDLSAEEIRQMRGTLTEPGKESPHRNRSAEENLDLFERMRKGEFKDGEKVLRAKIDMASPNINMRDPVLYRIAHASHHNTGDKWCIYPMYDFAHPLEDAVEGVTHSICTLEFEDHRPLYDWVIEECEMACRPRQYEFARLNLTNTVMSKRWLKKLVDEAIVDGWDDPRMPTISGLRRRGYTPEAIRAFAREIGVAKANSTVDSKMLEHFIREDLKLKAPRTMAVLRPLKVVITNYPEGQVEMLEAENNAENPEMGLRQIPFSREIYIEQDDFMEEPPKKYFRLFPGNEVRLKSAYFIKCHDVIKDAEGNIAELHCTYDPETKSGSGFEGRKVKGTIHWVEASRALPAEFRLYEPLILDETAGEDKPFLERINPNSLEVRQGYVEPNMVEAKGQDKFQFFRHGYFNVDPKETTEEKKVFNHIVSLKSSFQLAK, translated from the coding sequence GTGGAAGGCAAATCACTCCCGCCGAATTTTATCAAGAACATCATCCTTGAGGATATAGAATCGGGCCGCGTCGATGAGGTCGTCACCCGCTTCCCGCCCGAGCCGAACGGCTACCTGCACATCGGCCACGCCAAATCGATCTGCCTCAACTTCGAGGTAGCCGACGAGTTCAAGGGCCGCACCCACCTCCGCTTTGACGACACGAACCCGGTGAAGGAAGACACGGAGTACGTTGAATCGATCAAAGAGGACGTGCGCTGGCTCGGCTTTGAGTGGGAGAAGCTGTTCTTCGCCTCCGATTATTTTGATGAGATGTACAACCGCGCCGTCCTCCTGATCAAAAAGGGCAAGGCCTATGTGGATGACCTGTCGGCCGAGGAGATCCGCCAAATGCGGGGCACCCTGACCGAGCCGGGGAAGGAGAGCCCCCATCGCAACCGGAGCGCTGAGGAGAACCTGGACCTCTTCGAGCGGATGCGCAAGGGTGAGTTCAAAGACGGCGAGAAGGTGCTGCGGGCCAAGATCGACATGGCGTCGCCGAACATCAACATGCGCGACCCCGTCCTCTACCGCATCGCCCATGCCAGCCACCACAACACAGGCGACAAGTGGTGCATCTACCCCATGTACGACTTCGCCCATCCCCTGGAGGACGCCGTCGAGGGCGTCACCCACTCCATCTGCACCCTCGAATTCGAGGATCATCGCCCCCTTTACGACTGGGTGATCGAAGAGTGCGAGATGGCCTGCCGCCCCCGCCAGTACGAGTTCGCCCGCCTGAACCTGACGAACACGGTCATGAGCAAGCGCTGGCTGAAAAAGCTCGTCGACGAAGCCATCGTCGACGGCTGGGACGACCCCCGCATGCCCACCATCTCGGGCCTGCGCCGGCGCGGCTACACGCCGGAGGCGATCCGCGCCTTCGCCCGCGAGATCGGCGTCGCCAAGGCCAACAGCACCGTTGACTCGAAGATGCTGGAGCACTTCATCCGCGAGGACCTGAAACTGAAGGCGCCGCGCACCATGGCCGTTTTGCGCCCTTTGAAGGTGGTCATCACCAACTACCCCGAAGGCCAGGTCGAGATGCTGGAGGCGGAGAACAACGCTGAAAACCCGGAGATGGGCCTCCGCCAGATCCCCTTTTCCCGGGAGATCTACATCGAACAGGACGACTTCATGGAGGAGCCGCCGAAGAAGTACTTCCGCCTCTTCCCCGGCAACGAGGTGCGGCTGAAAAGCGCCTACTTCATCAAGTGCCACGATGTGATCAAAGACGCCGAGGGCAACATCGCAGAGCTTCATTGCACCTATGATCCGGAGACGAAGAGCGGCTCCGGCTTCGAAGGCCGCAAGGTGAAAGGGACGATCCACTGGGTCGAGGCCAGCCGGGCGCTGCCGGCCGAGTTCCGCCTCTACGAGCCCCTGATCCTGGACGAGACGGCGGGCGAGGACAAACCCTTCCTGGAGCGGATCAACCCCAACTCCCTGGAAGTGCGGCAAGGCTACGTGGAGCCCAACATGGTCGAAGCCAAGGGCCAAGACAAGTTCCAGTTCTTCCGTCACGGCTACTTCAACGTCGATCCGAAGGAGACAACGGAGGAGAAAAAGGTCTTCAACCACATCGTCTCCTTGAAGAGTTCTTTCCAACTGGCGAAGTAA
- a CDS encoding glycoside hydrolase, whose product MKQRGLTTALVSLFVVASFLTGTLLPVFAADQRTGAGESGAPLGPDGAGAVPFIVEGFEQGVGDWTLQSKAGDGDGSVSLEYGSYTSGGGDGAGSGYASWGSAPNGGYGGTSDAAGGHSVRIAPGGEGGWRFASLKQIPVATGDRLELRGWIRRQGSGSTTLTATGCDAQGNAVAWKVEAPVIEGEKAWTPVVAPVVIPPGVAFVQAQLAGEGGGVTWLDDLCLVPVMAPRRNPAMPAEARLENAAIAVSVHTGDITLSVADKRTGQTWRQRPLRSDFILLDVQRGNSILLALRDRVTGQDTLATIRLVGDRPEFTVTLSGDGTMASPVSFPHPFVSAPGTQLVLPRGEGVLYPVDEPSLPAMRLPAYSGEGLTMPFWGITDGDRGLMTLLETPDDSAAQIERIDGMLAVSPQWDPQKGRLGYSRRLRYVLFDKGGFVAMAKRYRDQVREAGRWVSLEEKIRLNPMAGKLIGAASVWYTGKGDRDVARDMKDARMDKVLWNHDDSGGQVPLKPETVEDIQALGYLAGRYDVFHRAIDPEQASLLEGGLDPRWPQSAWPDGLVTGADGNWVRGWKAKGQGGGWIDGAIVNDEEALTIARWRIPSAVEKAAYGAWLIDGATSLPWQEDYSPRHPMTRSQSRQQRINLLKVAADECKRVTGSVSAHDAAAPVVHYFEGAMSVAKDSVDEQRRIPLWELVYHDSVLSYWHREEGNNSRPDQWLKRDRLNILYGTPPLYTLSREAWETGKKNIVESDQQVSAVAAKVGTAEMTDFRYLTPDRSVQQSVFANGVTVTVNFGSSPYQIDRWTELPPMGYRVVETQEAGQ is encoded by the coding sequence GTGAAACAAAGGGGTCTGACGACGGCCCTGGTCTCTCTGTTTGTGGTTGCCAGCTTCCTCACGGGCACGCTCCTGCCGGTGTTCGCTGCCGATCAGCGAACGGGCGCAGGGGAAAGCGGGGCGCCTCTCGGGCCCGACGGGGCGGGAGCCGTCCCCTTCATCGTCGAGGGCTTTGAACAAGGGGTTGGCGACTGGACGCTGCAATCGAAAGCAGGCGATGGCGACGGGAGCGTAAGCCTGGAATACGGATCCTACACCAGCGGAGGCGGCGACGGGGCGGGCAGCGGATATGCCTCCTGGGGGAGCGCTCCAAACGGTGGCTATGGCGGAACCAGCGACGCCGCCGGTGGTCATTCCGTCCGCATCGCCCCGGGCGGCGAAGGCGGGTGGCGCTTTGCGTCGCTCAAGCAGATCCCCGTCGCGACGGGCGATCGGCTTGAACTGAGAGGGTGGATCCGGCGCCAGGGAAGCGGATCGACAACGTTGACGGCAACGGGCTGTGACGCCCAGGGAAATGCCGTGGCTTGGAAGGTTGAGGCGCCGGTGATCGAGGGAGAGAAGGCATGGACGCCCGTCGTCGCCCCTGTGGTGATTCCACCGGGTGTGGCCTTCGTTCAGGCGCAACTGGCGGGCGAGGGCGGCGGCGTGACCTGGCTCGATGATCTCTGCCTCGTTCCGGTCATGGCCCCGCGGCGCAATCCCGCCATGCCGGCGGAGGCCCGCCTGGAAAATGCGGCCATTGCTGTTTCTGTACATACCGGCGACATCACCCTGAGCGTCGCCGACAAGCGGACCGGCCAGACCTGGCGGCAGCGACCGCTGCGTTCCGACTTTATCCTGCTGGATGTTCAACGGGGCAACTCGATCCTGCTGGCTTTGCGTGACCGGGTGACCGGGCAAGACACGCTGGCGACGATCCGCCTGGTCGGCGATCGCCCGGAATTTACGGTTACCCTGTCGGGAGACGGGACGATGGCGTCGCCGGTGAGCTTTCCCCACCCCTTTGTCAGCGCGCCGGGGACCCAGTTGGTGCTCCCGCGCGGCGAAGGCGTCCTCTATCCTGTCGATGAACCGTCCCTTCCCGCCATGCGGCTTCCCGCCTACAGCGGGGAAGGGCTGACGATGCCCTTTTGGGGGATCACCGATGGAGATCGGGGCTTGATGACCCTGTTGGAGACGCCCGACGACAGCGCCGCCCAGATCGAACGGATCGACGGGATGCTGGCGGTGTCACCGCAGTGGGATCCGCAAAAGGGACGGCTCGGGTATAGCCGCCGCCTCCGCTATGTCCTCTTCGACAAGGGCGGTTTTGTGGCCATGGCCAAGCGTTACCGCGATCAGGTCCGGGAAGCGGGCCGGTGGGTCTCGCTGGAGGAAAAAATCCGGCTCAATCCCATGGCGGGCAAGCTGATCGGCGCAGCGAGCGTCTGGTATACGGGAAAGGGCGATCGGGACGTTGCCCGGGACATGAAGGACGCCCGGATGGACAAGGTCTTGTGGAACCATGACGACAGCGGCGGGCAGGTCCCCCTGAAGCCGGAAACGGTAGAGGATATCCAGGCCTTGGGGTATCTGGCCGGACGGTATGATGTGTTTCACCGGGCGATCGATCCCGAACAGGCGTCGCTGCTGGAAGGGGGGCTCGATCCGCGCTGGCCCCAGTCGGCCTGGCCCGACGGACTCGTCACCGGCGCCGACGGCAACTGGGTGCGCGGCTGGAAGGCGAAAGGCCAAGGCGGCGGCTGGATCGACGGCGCCATCGTCAATGACGAAGAGGCGCTGACCATCGCCCGCTGGCGGATTCCCTCGGCGGTGGAGAAAGCCGCCTATGGCGCGTGGCTGATCGACGGGGCCACATCGTTGCCCTGGCAGGAAGACTACAGCCCGCGCCATCCGATGACGCGCTCTCAAAGCCGGCAGCAGCGCATCAACCTGCTCAAGGTGGCCGCTGACGAGTGCAAGCGGGTGACCGGGAGCGTATCGGCCCATGACGCGGCGGCGCCCGTGGTCCACTATTTTGAGGGCGCCATGAGTGTAGCGAAGGACTCCGTCGACGAACAACGCCGGATTCCCTTGTGGGAGTTGGTGTACCATGACAGCGTCCTGTCCTATTGGCATCGGGAAGAAGGCAACAACAGCCGACCCGACCAATGGCTGAAGCGGGATCGGCTCAACATCCTCTATGGCACGCCCCCCCTGTACACCCTCAGCCGGGAAGCCTGGGAAACGGGGAAAAAGAACATCGTCGAGAGCGATCAACAGGTCAGCGCTGTCGCCGCCAAAGTCGGGACCGCTGAAATGACCGATTTTCGTTACCTGACGCCGGACCGGTCGGTCCAGCAGTCGGTCTTCGCCAACGGCGTGACGGTGACCGTGAATTTTGGCAGTAGTCCCTACCAAATTGACCGGTGGACGGAACTGCCGCCCATGGGATACCGGGTGGTGGAGACGCAGGAAGCCGGTCAATGA